CGCTTCCATTTTCACTATGCATTTTCCCCCTTTATGGAATTATTTCACTCTGTTATCATTATAGTATACGAAACTCGTTTTCTCAATTTTTTATAAGAAAAGCGCAAGCGCCCGCCTAACGACGAAGGGGCTTGAGCACTTCGTATGAGATAAAGGAAACACGAAAAGCCACAGGGCTTCGATGTTGACTTATCATAAGGAGAAGGGCGAAAACTTACGAGTCGTTGGGCGATGGAGCTAGACAAAAATAAAAGCACCATCCGAATAAGGACAGATTTTTATACTTTCTTACTCTGTAAGAAAAGCGGAAGCGCCCGTTTAGCAACGCAAAGCAAAGGAACGTCAACTAACAACAGTCACATCGTGTGACTAACGTTGACGCTAGCCCGTCCTGGGCATCGCCGTATGAGATAAAGGAAACACGAAAAGCCCTAAAGTAGAGGATCTACTAACTACTGCCACGTCCTGTGGCAAACGTAGATCCACCTCCCTCCTGGAGGCGTCTCCGTTGACTTATCAAAGAAATGGAACACCATCTAAAGGCGCCCACGTCCTGTGGGCAACGATGATGCTAGAACTTCCTGTGCATCGAAAAACTTACGAGTTGCTGGGCGATGGAGCTAGACAACAAAAAATACCTTTTTTATAAAAAGAAGCTCACTTTCTTATCTTTTAGTAAAAACAAATTTATGAAAACGCTTTATTTTTTCACATATCCTGTATAATAAAGGTACCCATATTTAAATTGTACTTGCCATAAAAATTAGACAACAAAAAGTGAAACCATAACCTCATTACAATAAGAAAGGCGCAAGCGTCTTGCTCAGCCACGACAAGCATAAGGTGCAGAGAAAAGAAAGATGTTCTTTATCTTTTGTTCTACGTGACTTATGACCTCGAGTGGCTAGGCGCTGGAGTAGACAACGATGTTTGCACCTTCTTATAAAGGACAAAGTTTATACACTCTTATCTTTTGAAAAATTATAGGCGGTGATCAAATGGAGCATGTGAAAACATATAATGCTCAAGAACTAAAAACACCACATGGAACATTAATTGTTGAAGGCCCCATTGGAGCAGAAAAGTTAAAAAAATATACATTTCATGAAGGACTAGTAGCATTTAGACAACCTGAAAAACAACATGCAGCATTAATCGAGATTTCCCAGCTCCCCGAGGGTCGCATTATTATTGCTAGATTAAATGAAACTATTATAGGTTATGTTACATATCTCTATCCCGACCCACTTGAAAGATGGTCTGAAGGAAAAATGAAGGATTTAATTGAACTTGGTGCAATCGAGGTTGCAAACCAGTTTAGAGGTTATTCGATCGGAAAAACGTTGCTTAGAGTATCCACAATGGATGACTGGATTGAAAATTATATTATTATCACAACAGAATACTACTGGCATTGGGATTTAAAAGGAACAGGATTGAATGTTTGGGAATACCGAAAAATCATGGAGAAAATGATGGTGGCAGGTGGATTAGAATGGTTCGCAACAGATGATCCTGAAATATGCTCTCACCCTGCGAACTGCCTAATGGCTAGAATCGGTAAGAATGTAAATAAAGAGTCTATTGAAAAATTTGATCGTCTCCGTTTTATGAACAAATTTATGTATTAGTTAAATTTAAAAACTTCTTACTAGATCACCTAGCTGAAATTTCTTTAAAGGGAGAGAGAAATATGATTGTCGAGCAAATAATGAGAAAAGAAGTCTCTACATTAGGACCTCATGATACCATTGAAAAGGCAATTGAAGTCATGGGTAAAGAAGACATTAGGCATATCCCAATTATTGATAAGCATGGGATATTAGTGGGGATTATTTCGGACCGAGATATTCGAGATGCAAGCCCGTCTATCTTTGAACTCGTAAATGAAAAACAATTTTTATCTCGACCTATTGAAGACATTATGAAATGGGATGTGATTACTGGTCATCCTTTAGACTTTGTCGAAGAAATATCAGCCATTTTCTATGAACATCGCATCGGTTGCTTACCCATTGTGAATCATGAAAAGCTCGTAGGGATCGTTACTGAAGCTGACCTACTTTATACGTTTATTCAATTAACTGGAGGACTCCAACCTGGTTCACAAATTGAAGTCAAGGTTCCAAATTTATCTGGAAGTCTTGCTGAAGTATCAAGTATTATTCAACAAAAAAATGTAAACATTCTTAGTGTTCTCGTTTATCCAGACTTTAATGACCAATTTAAAATATTGGTTTTCCGCATTCAAACAATGAATCCAATGAGTGTGATTGAAAGCTTAAGAAAGAGTGGATATGAAGTTTTATGGCCTAATTTGCCGGGGATATCCTCATGAGTAATTGTGCCTTTATTTATTCACCCTTTTATCAAAAATACCAATTCAATGAGAATCACCCTTTCAATCATATTCGAGTTGAATTAACGCTAGATTTATTAAAAAGACTCAATGTAATAGAAGAAAAAGAAATCGTCTCTCCTCGGCTTGCTGAGGATCACGAGCTCTTACTTGCACATGAGCAAACGTATATAGATCTAGTAAAAAAAGCAAGTGTTGGAAAATTAGATCAAACTACTGCTTTAAATGTAGGGCTTGGAACAGAGGATGTTCCTATTTTTGAAAGTATGCATGAATCCACCTCTTTACTTGTCGGCGGAACGTTAACAGCAGCTGAATATGTGATGTCTGGTAAAGCCAACTACGCCCTTAATCTAGGAGGTGGACTTCATCACGGTTTTAGAGGAAAAGCATCTGGTTTTTGCATTTATAATGATAGCGCCGTCGCAATCCACCATTTAATAAAAAAATATGATATAAAAGTTTTATATGTAGATACAGATGCTCATCATGGGGATGGAGTACAATGGGCTTTTTACGACAACCCCAACGTTTGTACACTGTCCATTCATGAGACGGGAAGGTACTTATTTCCTGGGACAGGAAACGTCAATGAAAGAGGAAGTGGTCCAGGCTATGGTACAACCTTCAATATCCCTTTGGATGCATTTACAGAAAATGAATCTTTTTTTACAAGTTTATGAACAATCCTTATTAGAAATTGCTCATTTTTTTAAGCCTGATGTGATTGTGACACAAAATGGAGCAGATGCACATTATTGGGATCCACTCACACATCTTTCTTCTACTATCGATATCTTTCAGGAAATTCCCAAATTAGCTCATCGTGTAGCTGATGAGTATTGTGAGGGTAGATGGATTGCACTTGGAGGAGGAGGATACGACATATGGAGAGTCGTCCCAAGGGCATGGGCATATATTTGGCTAGAAATGAAAGGAATTAAAGTAAATGGAGATCTCCCTATCGAATGGATAAAGAAATGGCAGAAGAAATCACCTGTCGATCTTGTACCTACATGGGAAGACCCTCCTAATCTATATAAACCTATACCTCGAAAACAAGAAATTGAAGAAAAGAATGCTCAAACATTGAAAAGATCATTACAGATAATTCACAGAAGACAAAGAGCTTAACTACCCCTACTACTTAAGTAGGGGGTAATTCTATTAATATAGGTCTAAAAACGAAAAAGGTAGCAGTCTACAAAGACTACTACTCCTGTTTGTTGTCCATAATAACAATTTCCACACGTCTATTTTTCTTCATAGACTCTTCGCTTTCATTATTACTTACTGGCATTGTGTCTGAATATCCAACCGCAACAAACCTCGATTCACTTAGTTGTTTCTCATTAGTAAAATAGCGTATAACACTACTTGCTCTTGCACTTGAAAGCTCCCAGTTAGAAGGATATTGATAAGTAGATATTGGGCGACTATCTGTATGCCCCTCTACTCTAATATCATTAGAAATCGTTTCAAATAAGGATGCCATCGTTTCTAAAAAAGGATAAGCATCCTCTAATATGTATGCTTCACCAGACAAGAATAAAACATTTTCTTGTAAAACAAGTACAACGCCTTTTTCCTCTCGAGTAGCTGTTATCATGTGATCTAATTGATTATCGTGTAAATAGGTTCTTATTTGTTTTAAAAGTTCATCCAACTCATCTTCCTGCTTCACTTTTTCTTGAGTTCTGGCTCTTCTACAATATCATGGTCATCTACAATCGAGGTTTGCTCATCTAAAATCCCATTATTAAACGAGCTTATGACCTTTTTAAACTTTTCTGCATCTATACTTGACATAGAAAACAGTAAAATAAAGAATACGAGTATTAAAGTAATTAAATCTGAGAAAGTTACGATCCATCTAGCAGAGTTAGAAGATTGAGAAGAAACCCGATTCTTTCTAAGCTTCATAAAGAACATCCTCATCTTCAGATAATTCTTCTTCATCCGCCTTTTTATTGTTTTCTTTTACAAACACAGAAAGCTTATCAAACAATTGTCTCGAATTTTGTCCTGTTTGAATACCGATGATTCCTTCAATCATAATTTGCTTCATAAAAATCTCTTCTTCTGTTTTTTCCTCTAATTTCGCAGCAATAGGTAAAAATAGCATATTAGCTAGTAACGAACCATAAAGAGTGGTAAGTAAAGCGATAGCCATGTTAGGACCAAGCGTTTCTGGGGTGTTAAGGTGATTTAACATCAGCACTAAGCCAATTAAGGTCCCAATCATTCCCCATGCAGGAGCAAATTCACCAGCCTTTTCAAAAACCCTTCGACCCTTTCGGTGCCTTTCTTCCATAGAGGCAATATCCGTGTTCAAAATATCGGAAATTGTATTTTGGTCTACTCCATCTATCACTAGCATTAACCCTTTTCGCAAAAACCGATCATCCATTTCCATCACATCTGGTTCCAAAGATAATAATCCTTGTCTTCTAGCTTTTTCCGATAATTCGATAAAATGATTAACCAACTCATATTTATTTAAATCATCTATTGTAAACGCCTGTTTTAGTATCACAGGAGCATTTTTTAATTCCTTGAAAGGGAAACTAACCATCAAAGCTGCTAACAAACCCCCTGTTACAACAAAAAATGAAGTAATATCTAAAAAAGAACGGAAGCCAGTCATTCCAGCTCCCGACAATATTCCCACTATGATCATTGATAATCCTAGTAAAATACCAATCGGCGTTAAAATATCTTTGCGCTTCAAACATCTCCACTCCCTAATAATTAGAAAAGCTGAAACCTTTACTCACACCACTTAATATGAAGAGAGCTCCCTTTTAGAGGTTGTTCAAAAAGTCATGAAAAATTGCTGTCGAATAACTTTGTTGTCTCGCTATTCCAAGCTCCGACGCCAGGATTGGCTAGCACGAGCGTTGTCCCTAGGATGGGGACGTCTTTAGCTCGTGATACTTCTGTTTGTACACTGCGGTGCTTCGATGCCCAGGACAGGCTAGCGCAGGCGTTGCCACAGAACGTGGCTGAACTTAGCCTGCGTTCATAAGCAGGACGCCTCGTTCTTCTCGGCCCTTTTTCCCCTACTTTTTGAACACGCACTTCTAGAACATATCAAAAGGTTATCTCATTCTCAGAAAGCTACTTTTGTAAAGGGATGACTCCTATCTTTTAAAAATAAACTCAAATCTTTTTTCTCTCTATTTTCAATTGTTAAAAAGGGCATTTAAGTACATTTTTTAGATTTATTTAGTCGACTGTCTCTTTTCAATTCTATGTGGCAAAACTACTGAGTAGTTTTCAACTGTTTCCTTATTCATTAACTTTGTTAACAGCCTCATTGCTACGGCCCCAATATCATAAGTAGGTTGGACAACTGTTGTTAAGGTTGGACGAATCATCGTTGCTAGTCGGGTATTGTCAAACCCAACTACATCAATGTCTGTTGGAACATGGTATCCACTATCTTGAGCACCATGAATCACTCCTAATGCCATTTCATCTGTTGCAACGAAAATCGCTGTCGGTCTGTT
This portion of the Bacillus carboniphilus genome encodes:
- a CDS encoding acetoin utilization AcuB family protein gives rise to the protein MIVEQIMRKEVSTLGPHDTIEKAIEVMGKEDIRHIPIIDKHGILVGIISDRDIRDASPSIFELVNEKQFLSRPIEDIMKWDVITGHPLDFVEEISAIFYEHRIGCLPIVNHEKLVGIVTEADLLYTFIQLTGGLQPGSQIEVKVPNLSGSLAEVSSIIQQKNVNILSVLVYPDFNDQFKILVFRIQTMNPMSVIESLRKSGYEVLWPNLPGISS
- a CDS encoding GNAT family N-acetyltransferase, whose protein sequence is MEHVKTYNAQELKTPHGTLIVEGPIGAEKLKKYTFHEGLVAFRQPEKQHAALIEISQLPEGRIIIARLNETIIGYVTYLYPDPLERWSEGKMKDLIELGAIEVANQFRGYSIGKTLLRVSTMDDWIENYIIITTEYYWHWDLKGTGLNVWEYRKIMEKMMVAGGLEWFATDDPEICSHPANCLMARIGKNVNKESIEKFDRLRFMNKFMY
- the motP gene encoding flagellar motor protein MotP codes for the protein MKRKDILTPIGILLGLSMIIVGILSGAGMTGFRSFLDITSFFVVTGGLLAALMVSFPFKELKNAPVILKQAFTIDDLNKYELVNHFIELSEKARRQGLLSLEPDVMEMDDRFLRKGLMLVIDGVDQNTISDILNTDIASMEERHRKGRRVFEKAGEFAPAWGMIGTLIGLVLMLNHLNTPETLGPNMAIALLTTLYGSLLANMLFLPIAAKLEEKTEEEIFMKQIMIEGIIGIQTGQNSRQLFDKLSVFVKENNKKADEEELSEDEDVLYEA